Below is a genomic region from Parafrankia irregularis.
CGCGATCAGGCAGAAGAACTCCTACTACGGGGCGTTCTACCGGCGGATCGCCACCCGCCGGGGGAAGCAGCGGGCCCTGGTCGCTGTCATGCACAAGCTCACCGTCGCGATCTGGCATGTCCTGCACGACAGGACCGGACACAAGGACCTCGGCGCCGACTACCACACGAGGAAGAACCCGCAACGCGCGATGCGACGCATGATCCGCGAAGCGAACGCCCTCGGCCTCACCATCCGCTTCGACCCCGCCTGACCGGACCCAGCCCACCCAACCCGCCACAACCAGCCGATCAAGCCCCGACCCGCAGCTCACGTCAGTTTTTCGTGTCAGACCTGAGGATCGTGGTTGCTGCAGCAGCCAAAATCCTCACTCCTTGCTCGGCAGCAGCCGCGACAGCGGACGTCCGGGGCGCCTCAGATCCTGCCCGGCAGCTGCCCGGGAGACGAGCCGGGCCTCAGGCGGAGAGGCCGAGGGCGGCCATGCGCTGGCGGTGCGCCGCCATGATGCGGTTGAAGATCTCGGCGATCTCCTCCAGATCTCCCACACCGGCGAGCAGGCCGGTCAGCGCGTCCCGGTCGGCCGCGACCCGCTGCGCCTGGGTCAGCGCCTCCCCGACCAGGCGACGGGCCCACAGCGCGAGCCGGCCCGCCATCACCGGGTTGCTGGCGATGGCGGCACGCACCCGTTCGACGGCGAAGGCCGCATGGCCGGTGTCGGCGAGCACGCTCAGGACCAGCGCCCGTGGCTCGGGCTCGAGCCGACCGGCGATCTCCCGGTAGAAATCGGCGGCGATGTTGTCCCCGACGTAGGCCTTTACGAGGCTCTCCAGCCAGTCCGACGGTGCGGTGAGGTTGTGGAACGCCGTCAGCGCGGACACGAACGGTGCCATCGCCTGTTCGAGGTCGACCCCGAGCCGATGGAGCTCGTTCCCGATGGCCTCGAAATGCGCGAACTCGGCCGCCGCCATCCGACCGAGCTCGATCTTGTCGGCCAGCGTCGGAGCCATGCGGGCGTCCGTCGCCATCCGCTCGAACGCGGTCAGCTCACCGAAGGCGAGCAGGCCCAGCAGGTCGACCAGAGCGGGGTCCGCGCCTTCCGGCGCGGCCGGCTCGCCGGCAGGCCCAGGTGAGTCGGCGGTAGGAGTTCCGAGGTGGGTCTGCGAAGTCTGGGCCACGGCGTGATTCTGGCACTTCCCGGCGATCGCGCCGGTGCGCACGTGCGGGCTGGACGTCCCGCGTGACGGGTGAGAACCACGTGCGCCAACATGCGCCCATGCGCCCACACGCCCCCGCGTGCCCCGGCCACGGGACCGCGGCACGGCGGGCCGGCGGGTTCGGTAGGCCGCCCGTGCGTCATCTCGGCCAGGCTGGCCTGCCAAACCGACCGTAATGTCGCATTTCGATCGTCCTGAGGTGATGTGTCGTTGGCATGAAGGTGGGATGTCGGCAGGCCGACGGCAGAAGTCTCGCCAGGTGTCGGGCACGTTGCCGAGCAGGGGGTGGCGACAGCGGAACCGGTGCCGCGTGGCGTCTGTGGGCACGAATTCCGACGACGGCCAGCGCCGCCACGCACAGATCAGCGAACAGACAGAACGAGAACATTGCAATATCACACCCACGCAGGGCGGGACCCGGGTTATCCTTGGCTCAGCCGGTGGTCATCACACCACCCAGCCATCAGGCCGCTGTTCGACTGACGCCGCCCCGGGAATCGGGCCGCTGGCGCCGCGCGGCATATCGCGAGCGGGTTCAGCGTAGGACACCGCTCAGAGCAGACCAGGAGCGTCCCGCTGTCCGTCACAAACACACCATCGTCCGACATCGAAGCCACCAGCAACACCGAGCCCACCGGTAACACCGAGCCCACAGCCAGCACGGAGCTCGCCACCAGCACAGAGCCCACCAGCGAAGCCGCAGCAGCCGCCGTGGGTGACGTCCCCGCGCAGGAGCGACCCGAGGCCCCGTTGTTCGCCGAGATCGGCGTCCGGCCCGAGACCGTCGCCGCGCTCGCGGAGGTCGGCATCGTCCGGCCGTTCGCAATCCAGGAACTCACGCTCCCGCTGGCGCTCGCCCGCACCGACATCATCGGCCAGGCGCGGACCGGAACAGGCAAGACCCTCGCCTTCGGCATCCCCGTCGTCCAGGTCGTGCAGGCCCAGGACGAGGGCGCCGACGGCCGCCCCCAGGCCCTCGTCGTCGTCCCGACCCGCGAGCTGTGCGTCCAGGTCACGGCGGACATCGCCCGCGCCGGCCTCGGCCGCGGGCTGCGCGTGCTGTCCGTCTACGGCGGCCGCGCCTACGAGCCCCAGCTCAGCGCCCTGCGCTCCGGTGTGGACATCGTCGTCGGCACGCCGGGCCGGCTGCTGGACCTCGCCCGCCAGAAGGCGCTCGACCTCGCCCGGGTGCGCACCCTGGTGCTCGACGAGGCGGACGAGATGCTCGACCTCGGCTTCCTGCCGGACGTCGAGCGGATCATCGCCTTCCTCCCCGAGCAGCGGCACACGATGCTGTTCTCCGCGACGATGCCCGGGCCGGTGATCGGCCTGGCCCGCCGGTTCATGAGCCGGCCGGTGCACGTCCGCGCCGAGCAGCCGGACGAGGGCCGCACCGTCCCGAACACCCAGCAGCACGTCTTCCGCGCGCACGCGCTGGACAAGATGGAGGTCCTCGCCCGGCTCCTGCAGGCGACGGACCGGGGCCTGGCCATGGTGTTCGTCCGTACCCGGCGCACGGCGGACAAGGTCGCCGACGACCTGGCCCGCCGGGGCTTCGCCGCGGCGGCTGTCCACGGCGACCTCGGCCAGGGCCAGCGTGAGCAGGCCCTGCGCGCGTTCCGCGGCGGCAAGGTCGACGTGCTGGTCGCCACCGATGTGGCGGCCCGCGGGATCGACGTCGGTGGCGTCACCCATGTGGTGAACTACCAGTGCCCCGAGGACGAGAACGTCTACCTGCACCGCATCGGCCGGACCGGCCGTGCCGGCGGCAGCGGCGTCGCGATCACCTTCGTGGACTGGGACGACCTGCCCCGGTGGACGCTGGTCAACAAGGCACTCGCGCTGCCGTTCGAGGAGCCGCTGGAGACCTACTCCACCTCTCCGCACCTTTTCGAGCTGCTGGCCATCCCGGCCGACGTGAAGGGCTCGCTGCCGCACTCCGCGCGCACCCGGGCAGGGCTGGCCGCGGAGGAGGTCGAGGATCTCGGCGGCGGCGGCCGGCGTGGTACCCGCCAGCGCACCCGTGAGCGTGACCAGGAGGAGAAGGCGGTTCGCCCGGCGCGTACCCGGGTGCGGCAGCGCACCCGCGGTGCGGGCGCGGCTGCGGCCGCGACCGGGCTGACCGTCGCCGGCGAGGCCGACGCCGACACCGTCGAGGGCACCGATCCGGGCCCCGTGAGCGACGTCGACGTCGACACCAACGGTGCCGGGCTCGCCGGTCGGGCGGCGACCGTCACCGCGGTCCGGGTCCTGGGCGGCGACAGCGAGGACGGCGCCGTCGAGCTGACCGCCACCGACTCCACCGACGAGCCCGCGCGGCGGCGTCGGCGGCGCCGTGGTGGCCGGGGCCGCGGCACCGGCAGTGTTCGCGACGCCGGGGCCGAGTCGGGCGGCGACGGCGACGAGGACTCCGGCGCGGAAACCCACGCCCGTCGCGCCGAGTCAGCCTGAGGCAGGTCGCCACAGCCTCAGGAAGGTCGGATCGCGAATCGGTGTCGAATCGGTCTGAGGCAGGTCGAGACGGGTCAGGGACGAGACGGGTCAGGGACGGGTGCGCAGCGCCAGCCTGACCCAGCTCGGCCGCCCGCAGGCCGGGCAGCGCAGCAGCGACGGATGCCGACGCGGGAGCGGAAGGTGCACGCTCGGCGTCAGCACCCACAGCGCCCGCCGCAGGCTGACCGTGCTCGTCCGGCCGCAACGGGAGCAGTCGACCGTGAGAACGGCGCTGCGGTTCCCCGGCGGGCGCACCCCGCTGTAGAGGGCCCGCTTGCCCTGCGCGTCCCGGCCGGTCGGCGCTCCGGGTGCGCTCACACCGGCGACCTGGACCGACCTGGGGGCACCGGGGCTCGCGGCCTTCCCGGGTGGCCCGGTGGTGCGCTCCCGGTTCATGGGACGTCCCGTGTTCTCGTCCGGGCCACCTGTTCCGGTGCGGGGACGCAACCGGTCGAAGCCCGCCGACGCGTTCGAGCTCACACCGCTCCTGACACCGCGGCACCGGGCATCACGGCTTCCGGCATTGCGGCTTCCGACATCACGGCTTCCGGCATTGCGGCTTCCGAGGGCACTGCCTGAACCGGTGAGGGCGTCGCCAGCCGCGGCACGCTTCGCGGCGCACGGCCCGCTTCGCCTTCGCGGCCCGCACGTCCACGCGACGCCCCTCGCCCGGTGGCCTGGGTACCGGCGGGCGGCGTCGCGGCCACATCGGTCCCCGCGCCCCCACCCGCGATCGCACGGGCGTGTGCGCGATAGGCCTCGGCGCCCTTCGAACGGCCGGCGGTGGTGAGTATCGACCGCCCCAGGCCCGGCGCCTCGGCGAACCGCACCGACCGGGCGATCGGCGGATCCAGGATCGTGACCTGATAGCGGGTCTCGACGTCGAGGACGACCGCCCGGCTGTGCGCGGTACGCCCGTCGAACAGGGTGGGCAGCACCCCGCGGACCCGTAGCCGCGGGTTGGTGAGCCGCTGGACGTCCGCGACGGTGTCGAGGAGCTGGCCCACGCCGCGGTGGGAGAGCGTCTCGCACTGCAGCGGGATGACGACCTCGTCCGCGGCGGTCAGCCCGTTGATGGTGAGGACCCCGAGCGAGGGCGGGCAGTCCACCAGCACGAAGTCGTATTCGGCGGCGATCTCCCCCAGCGCCAGCCGCAGCGCATGCTCACGGCCGGTCCGGGAGAGCAGGATGGCCTCGCAGCCGGCCAGCTCGATGGTGGCCGGCAGCAGGTCGCTTCCGTCCGGGGTCGAGCGGATGACGATGCCCGGTGGCAGCCTCCCGAGCAGCACGTCGTGGACGGAAAGCTCCAGTGTGTCCGGGTCGAGGCCGAGGGAGAACGTCAGGCAGGCCTGCGGGTCGAGGTCCACCAGCAGGACGCGCCGCCCCAGCTCGCTCAACGCGGCGCCGAGGCTGGCGACCGAGGTCGTCTTCGCGACGCCACCCTTCTGGTTGGCTACAGCAAGGACCCGGGCCACATCGATCAGTGTGACAACTGAAACCGACTGATCACAACACTATCTGTGACTGAATCTCTCGCGTACATCAGCTGGCGGGGCAAACCAGCCCAGGCCAGGCGCACCAGCGAGCGCCCGATCCGACATGTCGGGCGTAACCACACCCCGGCCCGTGTTGCCGGCATCCCGGACGGGCAGGACCGTTCCCGGCACCGCCGAGCACCGGAGCTGACCCGCAGGCACCGAGGCACCGGACCTGAAGGCACCCGGCACCACGCACCACGCACCACACGGCAAACGGCAAACGGCAAACGGCACCACGCGGCAAACGGCCGACCCGAGGGAGCGACCAGCATGCTTGAGGCCGCCGGCTACCTGTTCGTGGCCGTGCTTCTGATCGCCGGCAACGCCCTGTTCGTCGCGGCCGAGTTCGCGCTGGTCGCCGTCGAGCCGCATCAGATCCAGCAGGCCGTCGACGCGGGTGAGCGCCGGGACCGTACCGTGCTGCACGCCGTGCGGTCGCTGTCGTTCCAGCTCTCCGGCGCCCAGCTGGGTATCACCGTGACCTCGCTGGCCGTGGGCTACCTCGCCGAGCCCGCGATCGCGACCCTGCTGCGGCCGCCGCTGGCCGCGATCGGGATCGGCCCGTCGCCGCGCGGGGTGACGGCGATCGTGCTGGCGCTGGTCCTGGCGACCGTGACGCAGATGGTCTTCGGCGAGCTGGTGCCGAAGAACTGGGCCATCTCCGAGCCGGTGCGGATCGCCCGCGCCGTGGCGCCGGCGCAGGTCCTGTTCTCGCGGGTGTTCCGGCCACTGATCAGTGTCCTCAACGGCGCCGCGAACGCCCTGGTCCGGGCGGTCGGCGTCGAGCCCCAGGACGAGCTTCGCGCCGGGCGCTCGTCCGCCGAGCTCGACTCGATCGTGACATCGTCGGCCGAGCACGGCACCCTGCCCACCACCACTGCCACGCTGCTGAGCCGGTCGCTGCGCTTCGGTGACCGCCACGCGTCGGACGTCATGACCCCACGGGTGCGGGCCGTGCTGGTCGAGGTGGACACCTCCCTGACGGATCTGCTGGCGCTGGCCGAGCGGACCGGCCTGTCCCGCTTCCCCGTGCTGCGGGCCGCGCCACCGGCCGCCCCGGCCGCCGACGAGGTGGTCGGCATCGTGCACGTGAAGGACGCGTTCCGGGCACCACCGCCCGAACGGGGGATGCGCCGGGTGGCGGAGTTCATGAGCGACCCGCTGCTGGTTCCCGCCTCGCTGCACTGCGAGGTGCTGCTGCACCGCCTGCGCCGCCATGGTCTGCAGCTCGCCGTCGTGATCGACGAGTACGGCGGGCTGGACGGCATCGTCACGATGGAGGATCTCGTCGAGGAGCTCGTCGGCGAGGTCGCCGACGAGTACGACCGACCGGCCGCACCAGACGTCGTCGTGCTCGGCCCGGAGCAGTGGCTGCTCTCCGGCCTGCTCCGCCTGGACGAGGTCCGGGAGCACACCGGAGTCGACCTGCCCAGCGGGCCGTACGAAACCGTCGGCGGTCTCATGCTGGCCCGGCTCGGACGCCTCGGGCAGCAGCACGACGTCGTCCGGGTCGACGGGCACGAGCTTGTCGTGGTGTCGATCGACGGCCGCCGGATCAACCGGATCCGCCTCGTCGCGGCGGCGGACGACCGATGAGCCTTCTCCATCTCACGGGGCACGGTCAGGACCGCCACAGGTCCGAGTCGACGACGGAGAAGGCTCGATGAACCTTCTCGCCTTTCCGGCCGGTCTGCTGCTGCTGGCCGGGAACGCGTTCTTCGTCGGCGCCGAGTTCGCGTTGATCTCGGCGCGGCGCGACCGCGTCGAGCCGACGGCCCAGCGCGGCGACCGACGCTCGCAGGCCGTCCTGGCCCATCTGGAGCATCTCTCCCCGCTGCTGGCGGCCACCCAGCTGGGCATCACGGTGTGCTCGCTGGCGCTGGGCGCGGTCACCGAACCCGCCGTCGCCCACCTGCTCGCCTCGGGCCTGGACGCGGCCGGCGTCCCCCACGACGCCCAGCACGCGATCGCGTTCGTGATCGCCCTGGGCATCGTGGCGTCGCTGCACATGGTGCTCGGCGAGATGGTGCCGAAGAACCTCGCCATCGCCGGCCCCGAACGAGCCGCCCGCTGGCTCGGCCCACCGCTGTTCGCCTTCGCCCGCCTGGTCCGGCCGTTCATCCTGTTCCTGAACGCGTTCGCGAACGCGATCCTGCGGCTGCTGCGGGTGACCCCGTCGGACGAGCTGGCGTCCGCCTACACACCCTCGGAGCTCGGGGCGCTGATCGGCCAGTCGCGGCAGGAAGGGCTGCTGCACCAGGGCGAGCACGAACTGTTGACCCACGCGCTGGAGCTGTCGGTACGCACGGCGCGCACGGTGCTGGTCCCGAGTGCGGACGTCGTCACCGTGCCCTGGACGGTGACGGCCACCGAGCTGGAGAGGTTCGTCGCCGAGACCGGCTTCTCCCGGTTCCCCGTCCGCGCCCCGGCGGCCGGGCCCGGCCGGGAACAGGGCACGACCGCGGAACTCGCCGGGTTCCTGCACGCGAAGGACGTCCTGGGGATCCCCGAGGACGCCCGGGACGAGCCGCTCGTGCCGCGGCGGCTTCGCCCCATGGTGCGGATTCCCGTGGACCTGCGCCTCGACGAGGTGCTCCGCCTCATGCAGCGGACGAAGAGCCATCTGGGCCGTGCGGTGGACGCGGCGGGCAGCACCCTCGGCGTCGTCGCCATGGAGGACGTCGTGGAGGAGTTCGTCGGCGAGGTGGAGGACGCGAGCCACCGCGGTGCCGCCGACAGCCGGGCCTGAGGCATCGGTCCCCGGGCCCCACGCCCCTGGGCGGTCGGTGTCCACCCGCCCACCGCCCAGCCACCCGGCACCCGCTCCGCCCGCCGCCCGGCGGGGATCCCGCACCGCCACGCAGCACCAACAATTCACAACAAGAGTCGCAAAAGGGGTGCAGAGTCGCCTCGCAGTCCGCAAGAGTGAAGGATTCTGGTCGTCAGAACGACCAGAATCCTTCACTCTTCGGAGTCGCCCCACTGGGCCGCGATCACGATCCTCAGATCTTGCCCGGCACCGACGGCAACCCGGCGCTCAGGATTCTGTTGCACCCTCCGAGCACCGAGCCAGGTTCGAACACCCCAGGCAAAGGGCTGCCCGCGCTGCCCGGCGCCCGCCACGTGCACAGGACTGACAGCGCGGGCCACGCCACGGGGCGTGGTCAGCCGGCGGCTGGCGCCGCGCTCTGGACGACCTCAAAAGACCACAAAGTCGCGCCGGAGGCGGCTGGCCCGCCGTGACCACCCGGTGCGCCGGCCGGCGCACCCGCGGGAGCACCGGAGGAGGCGCCCCCGGGATGGCCGTGGGCTGGGGGCGTGGTCTGCGCGCCGGCGGCCCGGTGCCCCTCGCTGAAGGCCATCGAGGACTGCCACTTCTGGAAGTCATCCTCGCTGCGCCACCGGGTGTAGACCAGGTAGGTGTCGGTCCCCTCCAGCGGCCGCAGAAGCTCGAACCACTCGAACCCGTCCGCCTTCTCGACCATCCCGGCCCGGCCGGCAAACCTCGCCTCGAGAGTCTCCCGCATCGCCGGGGGAACCGTCAGCACATTGATCTTCACGACACTCATGCCCGCAACGGTAGTGCGGGACGTCCCAGGGTGACGTCGTCATCCCCACCGGTGGCTCATGCCGTACAGTCGGCCGGCGTGTCCCGTCTTCCCCGTCTGGCCGTGGTCCTCGGCGTCGGCGCCGCAGCTGACGATCCGGCGGTGTGTGGGGCCGCCGGCGCGGCCGCGCTCATCGCCCTCGCCGAAGGCGGGCTGGAACCGATCATGGTGCTCGCCGCCACTGCCACCGCCGGTGGCAGTGGCGGCGCCGGCGACCTGGCAGCCCGCGCGGCCGAGCGGTCGCTGGCCGGGTTCGGGCTGGTCGACCGGCTCACCCTCCTGCCCGGCCCGCTCGCAGTGGGCCCCGTGCCCGCCGATGGTGGCCCGCGCCGCTCGTTCATGCTGTCAGGCACTGGTCCGCAGCACGACGGGGACGGCGCGACGGCCCTCGCGCACCAGGACGCGGTCGTGTTCGTCAGCACGCCCGACCTGCTCGGCAGGACCGGCCTGGCCGGCGTGTCCGACCTGCCCGGCGTTTCTGACCTGCCCGGCGTTTCTGGCGCCGCGGCTGCGACCACGGGTGCGAGCGGACCGCCGGTGGCCTGGCGCGACGATCCGTCGTCGCCGGCGGCCCCGGGTCGATGGGGCGAGAGCCGCTTCTTCGGCGGGGTCTTCCACATCGAGTTCGAAGGCCTGTTCAAGGTCTCCGCCGGCCCCGACCTGGCCGGCCCACAGGGCCGGTGGATCGGCGAGTACCTGCGCGGGCGCTACCTGCTCCCGGCACGCTCGGACATGGTGCGCGATCCGGCGCGGTTCGGCGGGCGGCTCCGGGCGGCCGCCATCGGCCGGGCGCCCGGCCGCCGTTATCTGACCGCGCTGACCCGCGAGGTACGACGGGGCCACGCCCGCGCTGCCAGCGCGGGCTACCCTCTGCCTCTCCGGGCCCACTCCCACTGAGCCGCTCCCCCTAACGGGAGCGTTTGGCAAGCCCGAGCATCGTGCTGCCGCTGCTGCCGAGCCGGACCGGAGGATCCTGGTCGCCAGCACGACCGGAATCCTCAGATCTTCGGCCTGCCGCTTCAAGCTGCTGCTCCGGGCTGCCGCTCCGCACACCGGTCTGCCGCGGCGGACACGCTGCGCCGGCCCCGGGAGCCGGACTCTCAGCGCCCGCCACCACCGCCGGGAACGGGGCGGCCTGGCTGGCCCGCAGCGGCCCGAGTGTTCCACGCTCCCGGCGATGCCGCGCTACCCGATGCCGCGGCGACGGGCGGTGCGCCGGCCACCGGTGCTGACGACTCGAACCCTGGGACGTAGGTGGGCGGCTCGTGATCGTTCTGGCGTCGCCCCACGACCAGCTGGCACAGGCCCGGCTCGACGCTCCAGGTCCGGCGGTCGAGCTGGTCCTCGATCCGGATCGGCAGCCGGGCGAGCGGCTCGGCCGCGCGCCGATGGCCCCAGGCGTGTGCGGCCTCCCAGGTCTCGAAGATGCCCACGAACTGGCCGTCACCGTCGAAGACCTGGAAGCGGCTTTCCTCGCCGACACGCGGTCCGGCGGCCGCCTGCCGAGGATCCGCCGATTGGGCCGCCCCCGCGGGGGTGGACCCGCCGAAGGCCGGACCACGCCAGCCTGCCGTACG
It encodes:
- a CDS encoding ferritin-like fold-containing protein, with the protein product MAQTSQTHLGTPTADSPGPAGEPAAPEGADPALVDLLGLLAFGELTAFERMATDARMAPTLADKIELGRMAAAEFAHFEAIGNELHRLGVDLEQAMAPFVSALTAFHNLTAPSDWLESLVKAYVGDNIAADFYREIAGRLEPEPRALVLSVLADTGHAAFAVERVRAAIASNPVMAGRLALWARRLVGEALTQAQRVAADRDALTGLLAGVGDLEEIAEIFNRIMAAHRQRMAALGLSA
- a CDS encoding DEAD/DEAH box helicase; translated protein: MGDVPAQERPEAPLFAEIGVRPETVAALAEVGIVRPFAIQELTLPLALARTDIIGQARTGTGKTLAFGIPVVQVVQAQDEGADGRPQALVVVPTRELCVQVTADIARAGLGRGLRVLSVYGGRAYEPQLSALRSGVDIVVGTPGRLLDLARQKALDLARVRTLVLDEADEMLDLGFLPDVERIIAFLPEQRHTMLFSATMPGPVIGLARRFMSRPVHVRAEQPDEGRTVPNTQQHVFRAHALDKMEVLARLLQATDRGLAMVFVRTRRTADKVADDLARRGFAAAAVHGDLGQGQREQALRAFRGGKVDVLVATDVAARGIDVGGVTHVVNYQCPEDENVYLHRIGRTGRAGGSGVAITFVDWDDLPRWTLVNKALALPFEEPLETYSTSPHLFELLAIPADVKGSLPHSARTRAGLAAEEVEDLGGGGRRGTRQRTRERDQEEKAVRPARTRVRQRTRGAGAAAAATGLTVAGEADADTVEGTDPGPVSDVDVDTNGAGLAGRAATVTAVRVLGGDSEDGAVELTATDSTDEPARRRRRRRGGRGRGTGSVRDAGAESGGDGDEDSGAETHARRAESA
- a CDS encoding ParA family protein, which produces MARVLAVANQKGGVAKTTSVASLGAALSELGRRVLLVDLDPQACLTFSLGLDPDTLELSVHDVLLGRLPPGIVIRSTPDGSDLLPATIELAGCEAILLSRTGREHALRLALGEIAAEYDFVLVDCPPSLGVLTINGLTAADEVVIPLQCETLSHRGVGQLLDTVADVQRLTNPRLRVRGVLPTLFDGRTAHSRAVVLDVETRYQVTILDPPIARSVRFAEAPGLGRSILTTAGRSKGAEAYRAHARAIAGGGAGTDVAATPPAGTQATGRGASRGRAGREGEAGRAPRSVPRLATPSPVQAVPSEAAMPEAVMSEAAMPEAVMPGAAVSGAV
- a CDS encoding hemolysin family protein, which gives rise to MLEAAGYLFVAVLLIAGNALFVAAEFALVAVEPHQIQQAVDAGERRDRTVLHAVRSLSFQLSGAQLGITVTSLAVGYLAEPAIATLLRPPLAAIGIGPSPRGVTAIVLALVLATVTQMVFGELVPKNWAISEPVRIARAVAPAQVLFSRVFRPLISVLNGAANALVRAVGVEPQDELRAGRSSAELDSIVTSSAEHGTLPTTTATLLSRSLRFGDRHASDVMTPRVRAVLVEVDTSLTDLLALAERTGLSRFPVLRAAPPAAPAADEVVGIVHVKDAFRAPPPERGMRRVAEFMSDPLLVPASLHCEVLLHRLRRHGLQLAVVIDEYGGLDGIVTMEDLVEELVGEVADEYDRPAAPDVVVLGPEQWLLSGLLRLDEVREHTGVDLPSGPYETVGGLMLARLGRLGQQHDVVRVDGHELVVVSIDGRRINRIRLVAAADDR
- a CDS encoding hemolysin family protein codes for the protein MNLLAFPAGLLLLAGNAFFVGAEFALISARRDRVEPTAQRGDRRSQAVLAHLEHLSPLLAATQLGITVCSLALGAVTEPAVAHLLASGLDAAGVPHDAQHAIAFVIALGIVASLHMVLGEMVPKNLAIAGPERAARWLGPPLFAFARLVRPFILFLNAFANAILRLLRVTPSDELASAYTPSELGALIGQSRQEGLLHQGEHELLTHALELSVRTARTVLVPSADVVTVPWTVTATELERFVAETGFSRFPVRAPAAGPGREQGTTAELAGFLHAKDVLGIPEDARDEPLVPRRLRPMVRIPVDLRLDEVLRLMQRTKSHLGRAVDAAGSTLGVVAMEDVVEEFVGEVEDASHRGAADSRA
- a CDS encoding antibiotic biosynthesis monooxygenase family protein produces the protein MSVVKINVLTVPPAMRETLEARFAGRAGMVEKADGFEWFELLRPLEGTDTYLVYTRWRSEDDFQKWQSSMAFSEGHRAAGAQTTPPAHGHPGGASSGAPAGAPAGAPGGHGGPAASGATLWSFEVVQSAAPAAG